From the Musa acuminata AAA Group cultivar baxijiao chromosome BXJ3-1, Cavendish_Baxijiao_AAA, whole genome shotgun sequence genome, the window GAAATTATGAACCGTAGATAGAAGTATATATGATCATTTGTGTTGTTTCGTAGTGATGTGACTCATATTAACCAATGATGATAGAGTTTGACTGACGCAAGGATGCTTGACTAGAGAACTTGCCTAGGGTTTTAAAGACgtgtgtttcttttcttttgtaataatctaataaacattatttcatatacCTACATGCATGATTGTGCTTGGTCGTATCTCTTTAGACAGTCCTTTTTATCAACTTGATGTGTACACTGATGTTCTGCATATCTCTAAGATGCTTcattttatttatctttatattgTTTAGTTTCATGTTTCTTACAGGTTCAGGTCCTAATTGATAACTGGGATATACAAAAGGTTAACTTGATTAACCTGAAAGCAGCAACTTCTGCTTCACTACTCCTTTTACCAGCTAAATTTAGTGAGGTGTACTTTCTGTTGTTAACTGTGATCTTACAGTTTCTAATAGGGGATTGTTTTTCCACTTGCCTATTGGATTACCTAAATTTCTTATTAAAAGTTTCTTATGATTTAGGAAGATCTATATGCTAAAATCTGTAGTCTTTCGTACATGGGTGATTTGCGAATGCTGTTTGCAGAGGACAAGAATAAGGTCAGTAAACTCACATCTGACACGGTCACTCAGACAGTGTTTCCCTGCCTAATCCACCAAAGAATATATGCTACTATCTAAAGCAATTTTATGATGGTTATCTGTTTCAGCTTAGCTATATATTTGCTATAAGCAATTATCTAATTTACATAAACTACTGTATgtaagtttgaaattggagcttcaGCAGGATGTTTGATTTCATTTTTCATGGAACTGGCAATTCCTCAGTAACATACTAATAGAATTGCATTTTCATTATGTATTTGTCTAGTGAAAAGATTGACCATTACATACCTTTTTTTGTTCAATTCCTCAGATAAGCAAATTGAATTggaaaaacaaatgcaacttcttAATCTGTAAAACATCATTCCATCATGCCTGTCTTTTTTTGTGTTTCATATGGTGAATCAACAGGTAAAGAACATTGTCCGTGGAAGTTTTACATCGTTTCAGTCCATGTATAAGCCATCACTACAAGAGTTTGCGGCTGAAGGGTTGCTTCAGATTCCTTCTGCTGGTCATGAATTTGAACAGGTTTCTTCATTTCCTGAAGTTTTGGCAAATGATCTAATGAGTTTGTACATTATAACTTGGTTAACTTATCTACCATGTTCATAGATTGAAACTGACACATTATTTCATGGTGAAATATGATAAACATTTTGGTAGGACTGTGGTTTATCAGCGACAAGGAATCATTTCTTCTCTCTTCCTTGGACCATCCAAAGACGTTTAGGAATGAAGCATGAGATAGATGGATCAGGTATGACCCTCGTTCTGATGATGGTAAGATTCGGCTATGAGCCCATATGAAACCGAGATCAATTTCTATTGTAGGAATCAAAAAGCCCCAGACCATCATTACTTCTAGAGAATTGGCTGCTAACCGTGTGACCAAAGCTTTGAGACATCTTGTAATGATATCCAGTGCGAGGCAGGCAATGTCTGGATTAGCTGCTACTGGCGGAGTGGCTGCTGCTCGTTATCTCGCAAGAAAAATATCCAAGGCTTGGAAGTCCAGAATGTCTTGACGT encodes:
- the LOC135628505 gene encoding uncharacterized protein LOC135628505; amino-acid sequence: MEEHRRRAELAGPLELLPAVDFCCVYGSSLLPNNSDKTSMVDYILGVADPIQWHSENLERNRHHYSKWMGRLGPSAINWVAYGIGVGVHFNPFVEWKDKMIKYGVVQMHDLAMDVLTWDRFYLSGRLQKPVQVLIDNWDIQKVNLINLKAATSASLLLLPAKFSEEDLYAKICSLSYMGDLRMLFAEDKNKVKNIVRGSFTSFQSMYKPSLQEFAAEGLLQIPSAGHEFEQDCGLSATRNHFFSLPWTIQRRLGMKHEIDGSGIKKPQTIITSRELAANRVTKALRHLVMISSARQAMSGLAATGGVAAARYLARKISKAWKSRMS